In Candidatus Zymogenus saltonus, the genomic stretch GTAAACTTTACCTTCACGGGGCCAAGGGACGTTCCCACCTCCTCGATCCACCTTTTAAGCTTTAGACGCCTCTCCCTCCTGTACCTGACGCCCGATGTGGTGCTCTCGGAGAGGACGATCTTGGTCATCTTGAGACAGTCTTTCGGCTCCATCATGACGGTCAATTCCGTCCCCGGCCTCCCCTTTTTCATAATAAGGGGGGCAAGGGTGACGTCCAGGGCGCCCGCCTCAAAGAGCCTTTCCGTGAGCGGCTCGTAGAATTGCGGATTCATGTCGTCAATATTTGTAGTGACGACAATAACCTCGTCTTCGTAATAGGTATTTTGAAAGGCGGTAGTCCCCTCGGCGCCCACGATAAGCCTCAAGAGGTTCGGGGGGGCGCTGTCACCGTTCGAGTATTTAAAGACCTTGTCTCCGGCGCCGTAACCTATCTCCTCCACGACCATGTCGGTTATCCCCCCGAAATCATCCACGACCGCCTTCAGGACGGCGGCCCCTGTCGGGGTCACAAGCTCCCCCAACACGTCCGTTTTTCTTACGGGAATCCCCTTTAGGAGCTCCATCGTCGCCGGCGCCGGCACCGGTAGTTTTCCGTGCCGTGTATCGACGAATCCGGAGCCCAGAGGCACGGGCCCGGAGATAAACTTAGTGGGCTTAAGAGATCCGAGGCCCAAACCCGCGCCGACTATATCCACGATGGAGTCCACGGCGCCCACCTCATGGAAGTGAACATCTTCCACATCTATCCCGTGGACTTTAGCCTCCGCCTCGGCGAGAATTGCAAAGATCTCAAGGGCGATATCCTTGCCGATACATGGGGACATCTTTTCTTCAAGCATCCCCCTTATCGACCGGTAGTCCCTCGACTTCTCTTTCTCCCGGTCGTAGGATACTTTAAAGTCGACCGCATCGACCGATCCCCTCTTTATCCTCTCCACATGAAGCTCAGCCCCGATCCCCATTCGGTCTATCTCTTCCTTAAGCCCCTCGACGTTAAATCCCGCGTCGATCAAGGCCCCGAGGAGCATATCGCCGGATATTCCGGAAAATGTGTCTATGTATACTATTTTCCCCACTGCGGTAAAAATCAACTCCTGA encodes the following:
- the larC gene encoding nickel pincer cofactor biosynthesis protein LarC; the protein is MGKIVYIDTFSGISGDMLLGALIDAGFNVEGLKEEIDRMGIGAELHVERIKRGSVDAVDFKVSYDREKEKSRDYRSIRGMLEEKMSPCIGKDIALEIFAILAEAEAKVHGIDVEDVHFHEVGAVDSIVDIVGAGLGLGSLKPTKFISGPVPLGSGFVDTRHGKLPVPAPATMELLKGIPVRKTDVLGELVTPTGAAVLKAVVDDFGGITDMVVEEIGYGAGDKVFKYSNGDSAPPNLLRLIVGAEGTTAFQNTYYEDEVIVVTTNIDDMNPQFYEPLTERLFEAGALDVTLAPLIMKKGRPGTELTVMMEPKDCLKMTKIVLSESTTSGVRYRRERRLKLKRWIEEVGTSLGPVKVKFTSDTKNKLFGAHPEYEDIKAISQKSGLPVKEVYRIVIIDLERNKKGRAEMVK